The following coding sequences are from one Natronorubrum halophilum window:
- a CDS encoding PIN domain-containing protein has product MSWLVADASALVSLGIVTDDDPDPLARCLSRYEVVVPMAVIEELREIASYDDVHGHAASAVLDRTDSFTTQPVDLDAEFPLDDGENAAVTLANDLDAALFLCDEFNQLGLIHASLADTRLVTTPTLLSVLVRTEQLAAADARLLLDEISDARSWGANSYVQRARSLLEEP; this is encoded by the coding sequence ATGTCGTGGCTTGTCGCAGACGCCTCCGCCCTCGTGAGTCTCGGGATCGTTACTGACGACGATCCCGATCCACTCGCACGCTGTCTATCCCGGTACGAGGTCGTCGTCCCAATGGCGGTTATCGAGGAACTCCGAGAGATTGCCTCGTACGATGACGTCCATGGGCACGCCGCGTCCGCCGTGCTCGACCGAACGGATTCATTCACGACACAGCCAGTCGACCTCGATGCCGAGTTTCCACTCGATGACGGTGAAAACGCGGCTGTCACCCTCGCGAACGATCTCGATGCTGCGCTCTTCCTCTGTGACGAGTTCAACCAACTTGGCTTGATCCACGCCTCACTCGCTGATACCCGGCTCGTCACGACACCGACGCTGCTCTCGGTTCTCGTTCGAACTGAACAACTAGCAGCTGCCGATGCTCGACTGCTCCTCGATGAGATCAGTGACGCCCGTAGCTGGGGCGCGAACAGCTACGTGCAACGAGCTCGCTCGTTGCTTGAAGAGCCCTGA
- a CDS encoding PadR family transcriptional regulator — MDDLTGFQRDLLYVIAGADQPSGQDVKDEIEQYYSSEINHGRLYPNLDTVVNKELVEKGQLDRRTNYYAITDEGEHAIEERREWVSQYVD; from the coding sequence ATGGACGACCTCACAGGATTCCAACGGGATCTCCTATACGTGATCGCGGGCGCTGATCAGCCATCCGGACAGGATGTCAAAGACGAGATCGAGCAGTACTATAGTTCAGAAATTAATCACGGTCGGCTGTATCCAAATCTCGATACGGTCGTCAACAAGGAGCTTGTCGAGAAAGGGCAACTCGACAGACGAACGAACTATTACGCGATTACAGACGAGGGAGAGCACGCAATCGAGGAGCGTCGTGAGTGGGTATCCCAGTACGTCGACTAA
- a CDS encoding LURP-one-related/scramblase family protein: MTESFPSDPGTNTYDISTVDLTDDRYEVKQSAIRNKYTVRDSAGNVVLQGKQKMFKLKEEFPFVTGDGEDAFTVKAGGIMDVAGNYTITDAGTDQEIVVLDEDYSLFVENWAIRDPDTGATLATIQSKSKLLSALRHLVSAANLFPNKYEIFDADGDHVGDIEGKFSLRDAYTVSIDDASGVPKEAVIASACILDALENE; this comes from the coding sequence ATGACCGAGTCTTTCCCATCTGACCCAGGGACGAATACCTACGACATCTCCACGGTGGATCTCACCGATGACCGGTACGAGGTCAAGCAGTCCGCAATTAGGAACAAGTACACCGTCCGTGATAGCGCCGGCAATGTCGTCCTGCAAGGGAAGCAAAAAATGTTCAAACTGAAAGAGGAGTTTCCGTTCGTGACCGGCGATGGCGAGGACGCGTTCACCGTAAAGGCCGGCGGCATCATGGACGTCGCGGGAAACTATACCATCACGGATGCAGGCACCGACCAGGAGATCGTTGTTCTCGACGAGGATTACTCGCTGTTCGTGGAGAATTGGGCGATTCGAGACCCCGATACGGGGGCGACACTGGCGACTATTCAATCGAAGAGCAAGCTTCTCTCGGCGCTTCGACACCTTGTCTCTGCTGCGAATCTCTTTCCCAACAAGTACGAAATATTTGATGCTGATGGCGACCATGTTGGCGATATCGAGGGGAAGTTCTCTCTGCGGGACGCCTATACGGTCAGCATCGACGACGCCAGCGGTGTTCCGAAAGAGGCGGTGATCGCCTCTGCATGCATCCTCGATGCCCTTGAGAACGAGTGA
- a CDS encoding thermonuclease family protein produces the protein MIRQKLLTAVMVVALVATGMTASAGAVTAPSVETTTSISESTTVTVTNVVDGDTIDIEYQNGSTDTVRLLGVDTPETYGSVSPGEFEGVPDTQAGRECLQPAGENASAYATDQLAGQTVTLQFDSQADRRGDYGRLLAYVQVDGSNFNYDLVERGHARVYDSTFSQSDSFYSAESTAQSAERNAWSCRTPNDDDGSSGGDASALTIDWVNAEASSLNDERVKITNTGSSSIDLDGFTLSDEAGYSHTFAGFTLGASDSVYVHTGSGTNDADDRYMGYGTEIWNDDGDTATVQTAVGTTVAQLAY, from the coding sequence GTGATTCGACAGAAACTCCTGACAGCAGTCATGGTCGTAGCGCTCGTTGCAACTGGAATGACGGCCTCGGCAGGGGCGGTCACGGCACCGTCAGTCGAGACGACGACCTCGATCAGCGAGTCGACGACAGTGACGGTGACGAACGTCGTCGACGGCGACACAATCGACATCGAATACCAGAATGGCTCGACCGATACCGTTCGCCTACTGGGTGTCGATACACCAGAAACGTACGGATCGGTCTCGCCCGGTGAATTCGAGGGCGTGCCGGACACGCAGGCGGGCCGTGAGTGCCTGCAACCCGCGGGTGAGAACGCGAGTGCGTACGCGACTGACCAACTCGCTGGCCAAACGGTCACACTGCAGTTCGACAGCCAGGCGGACCGACGCGGTGACTACGGCCGTCTGCTCGCGTACGTACAGGTCGACGGTTCGAACTTCAACTACGATCTCGTGGAGCGGGGCCACGCCCGGGTCTACGACAGTACGTTCTCCCAGAGCGATTCGTTCTACAGCGCCGAATCGACGGCTCAGTCCGCCGAGCGAAACGCCTGGTCGTGTCGGACGCCGAACGATGACGACGGGTCGTCGGGTGGGGACGCAAGTGCGCTCACTATCGATTGGGTCAACGCAGAAGCGAGTTCCCTCAACGACGAACGTGTGAAGATCACCAACACCGGCAGTAGTTCGATCGACCTCGACGGGTTCACACTCTCCGATGAAGCGGGTTATAGCCACACGTTTGCGGGGTTTACGCTCGGCGCCAGTGACTCGGTGTACGTCCACACTGGTAGTGGAACCAACGACGCCGACGACCGCTACATGGGCTACGGGACCGAGATCTGGAACGACGACGGTGACACGGCGACGGTGCAGACGGCAGTCGGGACGACTGTCGCCCAACTCGCGTACTAA
- a CDS encoding DUF2254 family protein: MNLSTSSFKQFGDGIPTKIILTTFFLPLTGFILMYATGFTGSTENTRMFLSTLAGAQAGILAIVFSVTVIGVQLIATRYSPRMISLFTDSPIFVYTFTLFVLSIAVDLGLLYTVPSDMSQIHAAGVGAVSGLGLATAVTLLIFVRTAIKQSTPDGAIDAFVSDMTSEKYLDQVKRSVENGSETAHPMHPLYNLTMNALSDGEHVTAGKAVQEYGELVEDVLKELDEEDVFSDDRKVAIQLFKPVFKEHLHGIALHAEEKEENRIVSDAIELQYKLGKKGLDLSTDTVTRDAQFGLSDVLRDAPVDTGSYISNSNAWKQLGQLLVDASERPEPGAVRNIASSIDQNVSRQIWKVSNVLRYHHSMMRLYSHMENSHKALLDHYGEELSKVDMEWQYEHVPDNTPGRERIMAVFKLRQALFSTTETFLRYSEQEDQSPIKVGDLKDSWKNICVQTSKSPAEDYAISLCQALIEIAVIDHHHDPTGIPWSDTIARVKHKGDPEIVDKAFNRIFQYSYVEEEPGLLIAGETEERYQTYYCNQLNIEDYQPLNTVPGIDRTLDDIQRATDERYNTLRS, encoded by the coding sequence ATGAATCTGTCAACATCGAGTTTCAAGCAGTTTGGGGATGGAATACCTACAAAGATCATACTGACTACGTTCTTTCTTCCGTTAACCGGCTTTATTTTGATGTATGCAACCGGTTTCACCGGTTCGACGGAGAACACCCGCATGTTCTTGAGTACGTTGGCTGGCGCTCAAGCAGGTATACTTGCTATCGTATTCTCTGTAACGGTGATCGGCGTACAGTTAATCGCTACACGGTACTCGCCGAGGATGATCTCGCTCTTTACCGACTCCCCGATCTTCGTCTACACGTTCACACTATTCGTTCTATCCATAGCCGTCGACCTTGGACTACTCTACACCGTTCCCAGTGATATGTCACAGATCCATGCTGCCGGTGTAGGGGCGGTATCCGGTCTAGGACTTGCTACAGCAGTCACATTACTCATCTTCGTCAGGACCGCAATCAAGCAAAGCACACCTGATGGAGCTATCGATGCCTTCGTATCGGATATGACCTCTGAGAAGTACCTTGACCAGGTCAAAAGATCAGTCGAAAACGGTTCGGAGACCGCCCACCCGATGCACCCGTTATACAACCTGACCATGAATGCTCTCTCCGACGGAGAACACGTAACTGCCGGAAAAGCGGTGCAAGAGTACGGGGAACTCGTTGAAGACGTTCTAAAAGAGTTAGACGAGGAAGACGTGTTTTCAGATGATCGGAAGGTAGCTATCCAGTTGTTCAAACCGGTTTTCAAAGAACATCTCCACGGAATTGCCTTACATGCGGAAGAAAAAGAAGAGAACCGGATCGTCAGCGACGCCATAGAACTCCAGTACAAACTCGGGAAGAAAGGACTGGACCTCTCCACCGATACCGTGACTCGTGACGCGCAGTTCGGGCTTTCAGACGTCCTCCGGGATGCACCGGTCGACACAGGCAGCTACATATCGAACAGCAACGCCTGGAAACAGCTCGGCCAGTTGCTAGTCGATGCCTCAGAAAGACCGGAACCCGGAGCTGTTCGGAACATCGCATCCTCCATCGATCAAAACGTTTCACGTCAGATCTGGAAAGTCAGCAATGTACTCCGGTACCACCACTCCATGATGCGTCTCTACAGCCATATGGAGAACAGCCACAAAGCCCTTCTGGACCACTACGGCGAGGAACTCTCTAAGGTGGATATGGAGTGGCAGTACGAACACGTGCCAGACAATACGCCGGGCAGAGAAAGGATTATGGCGGTCTTCAAACTGAGACAAGCACTGTTCAGCACCACAGAAACATTCCTCCGATACAGTGAACAGGAAGATCAGAGCCCGATTAAGGTTGGAGACCTCAAAGACAGTTGGAAAAACATCTGCGTCCAGACATCCAAATCACCTGCTGAAGACTATGCCATTTCTCTCTGCCAAGCACTGATCGAGATCGCAGTCATCGACCACCACCACGATCCAACCGGTATCCCTTGGAGCGATACAATCGCCCGGGTCAAGCACAAAGGCGACCCTGAGATCGTCGACAAAGCCTTCAACCGTATATTCCAGTACAGCTACGTCGAAGAAGAACCAGGTCTACTGATCGCTGGAGAAACCGAGGAACGGTACCAAACCTACTACTGCAACCAGCTCAACATCGAAGACTACCAGCCACTAAACACTGTGCCAGGAATTGACAGAACACTCGACGATATTCAAAGGGCAACGGACGAACGGTACAACACATTGAGGAGCTAA